In a genomic window of Cytobacillus sp. FSL H8-0458:
- the kduD gene encoding 2-dehydro-3-deoxy-D-gluconate 5-dehydrogenase KduD — translation MNNNLLSFSLDYFNLAGKTAIVTGANKGLGQAYAVALAKAGADLFVVARNDDWDETRTLLEETGRRAEFFQADLSNRAAVKQVAAECVRRYHKIDILVNNAGTILRSPLLEFKEEDWDAVMEVNLNSLYLLSQETAKVMVDQESGKIINIASMLSFQGGKFVPPYTASKHAVAGLTKAFANELAQYNIQINAIAPGYIATDNTAPIRADEKRNAEILSRIPAGHWADPSDLMGTVVFLASKASDYMNGHILSVDGGWLSR, via the coding sequence GTGAACAATAATCTGCTTTCATTTTCACTTGATTATTTCAATCTTGCGGGAAAAACGGCTATCGTAACTGGAGCTAATAAAGGGCTAGGTCAGGCATATGCGGTAGCCTTGGCCAAGGCTGGCGCAGATCTTTTTGTTGTCGCAAGAAATGATGATTGGGACGAGACAAGAACCTTACTTGAAGAAACGGGCAGAAGGGCAGAATTCTTTCAGGCAGACCTAAGTAATAGGGCAGCGGTAAAGCAAGTAGCAGCAGAATGTGTAAGAAGGTACCATAAGATTGATATTTTAGTAAACAATGCGGGTACGATTCTTCGGTCACCTTTACTGGAGTTTAAGGAAGAAGATTGGGATGCTGTAATGGAAGTGAATTTAAATTCTCTGTACCTGCTGAGTCAGGAGACTGCCAAGGTTATGGTGGATCAGGAGAGCGGAAAAATCATTAATATAGCTTCAATGCTTTCGTTCCAGGGAGGAAAATTCGTCCCTCCATACACAGCGAGCAAGCATGCGGTTGCAGGTCTGACAAAAGCATTTGCCAATGAACTGGCACAGTATAATATTCAAATTAATGCGATTGCCCCGGGTTATATCGCAACCGACAACACAGCTCCAATCCGGGCGGACGAAAAGCGAAATGCAGAAATTCTGTCCCGAATCCCTGCAGGCCACTGGGCAGATCCATCCGATTTAATGGGAACCGTTGTCTTTTTAGCCAGCAAGGCATCTGATTATATGAACGGGCATATTCTGTCGGTTGATGGAGGATGGCTGTCGAGGTAG
- the kduI gene encoding 5-dehydro-4-deoxy-D-glucuronate isomerase, with product METRYAHHPDDIKKYGTDELRRDFLVETLFESGQVHLNYTHVDRMIFGGVTPEDHELTIKLDNELGVEYFLERRELGIINIGGEGTVVLDGMEYEMQQRDGLYVGKGTREVLFRSKDAGNPAKFYINSAPAHHTYPTVKIDINQIDPLQMGSSETLNERKIYQYVHPNVCESCQLQMGLTMLAPGSVWNTMPCHTHERRMEVYLYFDMEPETRVFHFMGKPEETRHLVMKNEQAAISPSWSIHTGTATSNYTFIWGMCGENITYSDMDHIKMEDLR from the coding sequence ATGGAAACACGATATGCCCATCATCCGGACGATATAAAAAAATACGGAACCGACGAATTAAGAAGAGATTTTCTTGTGGAAACTTTGTTTGAGTCAGGTCAGGTTCATTTAAACTATACACATGTTGACAGAATGATTTTTGGAGGAGTCACCCCAGAGGATCATGAATTAACGATCAAGCTCGATAATGAGTTGGGAGTTGAATATTTTTTAGAGCGCCGTGAATTGGGAATTATTAATATTGGCGGTGAAGGCACCGTTGTTCTTGATGGAATGGAGTACGAAATGCAGCAGCGGGACGGTTTGTATGTTGGAAAAGGAACACGGGAGGTATTGTTCCGTTCCAAGGATGCCGGCAATCCGGCGAAATTTTATATCAACTCTGCGCCTGCACATCATACGTATCCGACAGTTAAGATTGATATCAACCAAATTGATCCTCTGCAGATGGGATCCTCCGAAACATTAAACGAGCGAAAAATCTATCAATATGTGCATCCGAATGTATGCGAAAGCTGCCAGCTGCAAATGGGTTTGACGATGCTTGCCCCGGGCAGTGTATGGAATACAATGCCATGCCATACGCATGAGCGCAGAATGGAAGTGTATTTATACTTTGATATGGAACCGGAAACCCGTGTCTTTCATTTCATGGGGAAACCGGAGGAAACGAGGCATTTGGTCATGAAAAATGAGCAGGCGGCCATCTCGCCAAGCTGGTCCATTCATACAGGCACTGCCACAAGCAATTATACCTTCATATGGGGAATGTGCGGGGAAAATATCACCTATAGTGATATGGATCATATAAAAATGGAAGATTTGCGTTAA
- a CDS encoding sugar kinase, which produces MLRLSTQQGVRLNQAGQLAVHYGGAEANVAVSLSHFGYQAYFVSKIPANPLGEAVERHLNSHGVKTDFLKKGGQRLGSYYVETGVGERSAQVTYDRKNSSFSDLKAEEIEIEKILSGASLIHVTGITMALSPSLQKFVLQLFQKAKEMGIKVSFDFNYRAKLWTQQEAALVFKQIMPFINICFCGELDVVHMLDLPQADIMLPAEERLKMYYQTIQEQFPNIEYFSSTFRTVISASSNHLQGNLYTGGKLYQSKVHMLDPIIDRIGGGDSFAAGILWGILEGLPARQIISFAAAASALKHTVYGDCNPFSREEVLQFAATETGEINR; this is translated from the coding sequence ATGCTTCGTTTATCTACACAGCAAGGAGTGCGGCTTAATCAGGCAGGACAGCTGGCCGTCCATTACGGCGGAGCGGAGGCAAATGTCGCTGTTTCGCTGTCCCATTTTGGATATCAAGCTTATTTTGTTAGCAAGATACCGGCTAACCCACTAGGAGAGGCGGTGGAACGCCATCTAAATTCCCATGGCGTCAAAACCGATTTTCTAAAAAAGGGCGGTCAGCGGCTTGGAAGCTATTATGTAGAGACAGGAGTGGGCGAAAGAAGTGCTCAGGTAACCTATGACCGTAAGAACTCGAGTTTTTCAGATCTTAAAGCCGAAGAAATAGAAATAGAAAAAATTCTCAGTGGCGCTTCACTTATACATGTTACGGGAATTACAATGGCCCTGTCGCCTTCATTACAGAAGTTTGTTTTACAGCTTTTTCAAAAAGCAAAGGAAATGGGGATAAAAGTAAGCTTTGACTTTAATTATCGGGCTAAGCTATGGACGCAGCAGGAAGCAGCCCTGGTATTCAAACAGATTATGCCGTTTATCAATATTTGCTTTTGCGGGGAGCTGGATGTTGTCCACATGCTTGATCTTCCGCAGGCTGATATAATGCTGCCGGCAGAGGAGCGGTTAAAAATGTATTATCAGACGATCCAAGAGCAGTTTCCGAATATTGAATATTTTAGCTCAACCTTTAGGACAGTCATTTCAGCGTCTAGCAACCACTTGCAAGGGAATTTATACACAGGCGGTAAGCTTTATCAATCGAAAGTCCACATGCTGGATCCGATTATTGATCGCATTGGAGGGGGTGATTCGTTTGCAGCAGGAATTTTGTGGGGCATTCTTGAAGGGCTACCTGCTCGGCAGATCATTTCGTTCGCAGCAGCTGCTTCTGCACTAAAGCATACCGTTTATGGAGATTGTAATCCATTTTCTAGGGAAGAGGTTCTTCAGTTTGCAGCCACAGAAACAGGAGAAATTAATCGGTAG
- a CDS encoding bifunctional 4-hydroxy-2-oxoglutarate aldolase/2-dehydro-3-deoxy-phosphogluconate aldolase produces MKIYKTLTKVMESGVVAVVRADSREEAEAISEACVKGGIQAIEITFTIQDAEAVIKDLASHFSDRPEVIIGAGTVLDEMTARIAILAGAQFVVSPCFDERTAKLCHLYQIPYMPGCMTITEIKQAIEHGAGLIKLFPGDALGPEFVKAVKGPLPQVLLMPTGGVSLDNVEEWIRNGCAAVGVGGNLIAPAINGDYEKITENARQYIQKVERARVGLA; encoded by the coding sequence TTGAAAATATATAAGACGCTAACCAAAGTGATGGAATCTGGTGTTGTAGCCGTTGTGAGGGCAGATAGCAGGGAAGAAGCGGAAGCCATTTCCGAGGCCTGTGTAAAAGGTGGCATACAAGCAATTGAAATTACATTTACCATTCAAGATGCTGAAGCGGTAATTAAGGATCTGGCTTCCCATTTTTCTGACCGACCAGAGGTAATCATTGGAGCGGGGACTGTACTTGATGAAATGACTGCCAGGATCGCTATTTTGGCCGGTGCCCAATTTGTCGTCAGTCCGTGCTTTGATGAAAGGACGGCAAAGCTTTGCCATTTATACCAAATTCCTTACATGCCGGGCTGCATGACGATAACGGAAATCAAACAGGCAATAGAGCATGGGGCCGGCTTGATTAAATTATTCCCGGGTGATGCATTAGGACCGGAGTTTGTGAAAGCTGTCAAGGGGCCGCTCCCGCAGGTGCTGCTTATGCCGACGGGTGGGGTAAGCCTCGATAATGTAGAGGAATGGATTCGAAATGGCTGTGCAGCTGTTGGGGTGGGGGGAAACCTCATTGCTCCGGCAATAAACGGGGATTACGAGAAAATCACTGAAAATGCCAGGCAATATATTCAAAAGGTCGAAAGGGCTCGCGTGGGATTAGCATGA
- a CDS encoding heparinase II/III family protein, with amino-acid sequence MDLTSLKENLATCSSHHQMPFLNKEERKAACLNANLLCSNIFVFKKPLDMEACYIPYYFKEIDWNRAMNGDEEWIFMLNRQEYLIDLANVYSETNDIKYLECWKRLVFDWIENNPYEEWKLRTSWRTIDTGIRCGSWMKCLRILYGKLQDDELDRIFISLKQQVLFLKGQYKDRYTLSNWGVLQIAGILQTVIICQDLVPKAMVNWAWEELERQCEIQFHRDGVHWEQSPLYHFEVMFSLAEVCKTANMLGVMAPFDLEGTVRQAVNAAYYMIYPNGCLVPLHDSDYVFIGDEFTLLAEFLRTDRPELFTGYDSGNIFYKTEKDFLSIWNGRHGSGHGHASLGQMNLFLNGERVLCDSGRFTYQEGPVRNLLKSAQSHSTVLVDEVPFMSIRDSWSYHYVGQALGNRVQETADFLVAECTFSHTDYIVQRTVLFIKKERIAIVVDHAESQGSHTMKRYFQISPEIKVSNQNGNWILAGNKNMNFAYFLENKQTYCRTGLFSSLYNQLSNRATLIAERDFENRGIDASIFSSQPLAVEKHKIEQCGSVKPPADELILGFRLKAETSSFDIYISANDTIVGEKVYKHQNVHLYHKLTILHNGRKVTFF; translated from the coding sequence TTGGATTTAACCAGTTTGAAAGAAAATTTAGCAACATGCTCATCCCATCATCAAATGCCCTTTTTGAACAAGGAAGAACGTAAAGCCGCTTGCTTAAATGCCAATCTTTTATGCTCAAATATATTTGTGTTTAAAAAACCGTTGGACATGGAGGCTTGTTATATACCCTATTACTTTAAGGAGATTGATTGGAATCGGGCGATGAATGGGGATGAAGAATGGATTTTTATGCTGAATCGGCAAGAATATCTCATTGACCTGGCAAACGTATATTCGGAAACAAATGATATTAAATATCTGGAATGCTGGAAACGGCTCGTCTTTGATTGGATCGAGAATAATCCATATGAGGAATGGAAACTTCGAACATCATGGCGGACGATTGATACAGGAATCAGATGCGGAAGCTGGATGAAGTGCCTGCGGATTCTTTATGGAAAATTGCAGGATGATGAGCTGGATAGGATTTTTATTTCTCTTAAGCAGCAAGTTCTTTTTCTTAAAGGACAATATAAGGACCGCTATACGTTAAGCAATTGGGGAGTATTGCAAATAGCTGGAATCTTACAGACGGTTATCATATGCCAAGATCTCGTCCCAAAGGCAATGGTAAATTGGGCATGGGAAGAGCTTGAGCGTCAATGCGAAATCCAGTTTCATCGGGACGGCGTCCATTGGGAGCAATCACCCTTGTACCACTTTGAGGTGATGTTTTCTTTAGCTGAAGTTTGCAAGACGGCAAACATGTTAGGGGTTATGGCTCCGTTTGATCTTGAAGGAACGGTTAGACAGGCCGTTAATGCCGCTTATTATATGATATATCCGAATGGCTGTTTAGTTCCTCTGCATGATAGCGACTATGTTTTTATCGGGGATGAATTTACCCTGTTAGCAGAATTTTTAAGAACGGATAGGCCTGAGTTGTTTACAGGCTATGATAGCGGAAATATTTTCTACAAAACAGAAAAGGATTTTTTGAGCATATGGAATGGCCGCCATGGGAGCGGACATGGACATGCAAGTCTTGGTCAAATGAATCTTTTCCTTAACGGGGAAAGAGTCTTATGTGATTCCGGCAGATTTACCTATCAGGAAGGGCCAGTCAGAAACTTATTAAAATCAGCCCAAAGCCATAGCACTGTCCTTGTTGACGAGGTCCCCTTCATGTCCATTAGAGACTCCTGGTCCTATCATTATGTCGGGCAGGCCTTAGGAAATCGGGTTCAAGAAACGGCAGATTTTCTCGTGGCAGAGTGTACGTTTTCCCATACTGATTATATTGTGCAGCGAACGGTTCTTTTTATAAAAAAGGAAAGGATCGCGATTGTTGTAGACCATGCTGAAAGCCAAGGTTCTCATACAATGAAGCGATATTTTCAAATAAGCCCTGAGATCAAAGTAAGTAATCAAAATGGCAATTGGATATTAGCTGGTAATAAGAATATGAACTTTGCCTACTTCTTGGAAAATAAACAGACATACTGCCGCACCGGTCTTTTTTCAAGCCTTTATAACCAATTGAGCAATCGGGCGACATTAATTGCAGAGAGGGATTTCGAAAATCGCGGCATTGATGCATCAATCTTTTCCTCTCAGCCGCTGGCAGTCGAGAAGCATAAAATCGAACAATGCGGAAGCGTAAAGCCGCCGGCAGATGAGCTTATTCTGGGCTTCCGGCTAAAAGCAGAAACATCGAGCTTTGATATTTATATTTCTGCCAACGATACCATAGTAGGTGAAAAAGTCTACAAGCACCAAAATGTGCATCTTTATCATAAACTGACAATCTTACATAATGGCCGGAAAGTAACATTTTTTTAA
- a CDS encoding PTS sugar transporter subunit IIA gives MHQILITGHGGFPSGVVSALRFLLGNEPKLDILEFSEEMSHKQYETELINFLKKHHRIIIFADLTSSVPHQIIARVILENQYSPEHFLISGMSLSAITDLVMKFQFQEASLEEAPALIEQALSHSKDVMHYLSS, from the coding sequence ATGCATCAAATTTTAATAACAGGTCATGGCGGTTTTCCATCTGGAGTTGTATCTGCCCTCCGTTTTTTATTGGGAAACGAACCAAAGTTAGACATCCTTGAGTTTTCAGAAGAGATGAGCCATAAACAGTATGAAACAGAATTAATTAATTTTTTGAAAAAACATCACCGGATAATTATTTTTGCTGATTTAACAAGCAGTGTTCCGCATCAAATAATTGCACGTGTTATTCTCGAAAATCAATACTCCCCTGAACATTTCCTTATTTCAGGAATGTCCTTAAGCGCCATAACAGATTTGGTGATGAAATTTCAATTTCAGGAAGCTTCCTTAGAGGAAGCGCCAGCACTCATTGAACAGGCTTTGTCCCATAGTAAGGACGTGATGCATTATCTTTCATCCTGA
- a CDS encoding YesL family protein, giving the protein MDGKLYRTMEFIMNAFLLNLLWLVFCLPVLTIFPATTAMFGVVREWQNHKDIRLASAFFRHFKENFKQSFLIGAIWLVFSCLLIADFLITNQLNSNFKYVLFSFLFLLSIVYVFASVTIFPVIVHYRGSLKDVIKNTLLLSVGNLHFTLLTLLVLAGAAGAVYYFPAATLFCFSITAYLSYTLVSKGFLKTGNVQAEDQTAFVQ; this is encoded by the coding sequence ATGGATGGCAAGCTTTATCGAACAATGGAATTTATCATGAATGCTTTTTTGCTGAATCTGCTTTGGCTGGTGTTTTGCCTTCCGGTATTGACCATTTTCCCGGCAACCACTGCTATGTTTGGAGTAGTCCGGGAGTGGCAGAATCATAAGGATATTAGACTAGCATCTGCTTTCTTCCGGCACTTTAAGGAGAACTTTAAGCAAAGCTTTCTTATTGGTGCCATATGGCTGGTCTTTTCCTGTTTGCTGATTGCAGATTTCCTTATAACAAATCAGTTGAATTCGAACTTTAAATACGTCCTTTTTTCGTTTCTCTTCCTGTTAAGTATCGTATATGTGTTTGCCTCAGTAACCATATTTCCTGTCATAGTACATTACCGTGGATCTTTAAAAGATGTCATTAAAAATACCTTGCTGCTCTCGGTTGGAAACCTGCATTTTACACTTCTTACATTATTAGTTCTTGCCGGGGCAGCCGGGGCTGTTTATTATTTTCCGGCAGCAACTTTGTTTTGCTTTAGCATCACAGCTTATCTGAGTTATACACTGGTGTCTAAAGGGTTTCTTAAAACGGGAAACGTTCAGGCTGAGGACCAAACAGCATTTGTCCAATGA
- a CDS encoding glycoside hydrolase family 88 protein, with the protein MTISVGEVQKEPIKNIERYTETPAVDRVFVEKAIKHVLAKIDQSLDVFTDKFPDSSSVNLVYKPIENVEWTTSFWTGMLWLAYEYTGLEKYRKIAEKHIESFRERLEKRIEVDHHDLGFLYTLSCVSAYKLTGNEEAKEIALKAADLLITRYYEEAGIIQAWGNLNDPSERGRMIIDCNMNLPLLYWASEVTGKPTYRNIAEKHINQAAQYIVRPDASTFHTYYMDPETGEPLYGNTRQGYSDDSCWARGQSWGIYGFPLSYHYISDWSLVELAKNLTNYYLNRLPKDHICYWDLIFTEGDEERDSSAAAIAVCGLLEMSKHLPLLDQEKKVYENAALLMIKSLYENYTTEVGSEANGILKHAVYYKGGRRGVDESCIWGDYYYFEALIRLVKDWKMYW; encoded by the coding sequence ATGACTATAAGTGTTGGAGAAGTACAAAAGGAACCAATTAAGAATATTGAACGTTATACAGAAACTCCGGCTGTAGACCGTGTTTTTGTCGAAAAAGCTATAAAACATGTGTTAGCAAAAATAGATCAAAGCCTGGATGTGTTCACAGATAAATTCCCTGATTCCAGCAGTGTAAATCTTGTCTATAAGCCGATTGAAAATGTGGAATGGACGACAAGCTTTTGGACCGGCATGCTATGGCTTGCTTATGAATATACAGGGCTTGAAAAATACCGAAAAATAGCTGAAAAGCATATTGAAAGCTTTAGAGAGCGGCTTGAAAAACGGATTGAGGTTGACCATCATGACCTTGGCTTTCTATACACACTTAGCTGTGTCAGTGCTTACAAGCTGACAGGAAATGAGGAGGCAAAGGAAATTGCCCTTAAGGCCGCTGATTTATTAATTACCAGATATTACGAAGAAGCGGGAATAATACAGGCCTGGGGAAATCTTAACGATCCAAGTGAACGCGGCAGGATGATCATTGACTGCAACATGAACCTGCCACTGCTTTATTGGGCTTCTGAAGTGACTGGCAAACCTACTTACCGGAATATTGCTGAGAAACATATAAATCAGGCAGCCCAATATATTGTCAGACCGGATGCCTCCACCTTCCACACTTACTATATGGACCCTGAGACAGGTGAACCATTGTATGGCAATACACGACAGGGTTATTCCGATGACTCCTGCTGGGCGCGCGGGCAGTCCTGGGGCATTTATGGCTTTCCTCTCAGCTATCACTACATATCTGATTGGAGCTTAGTAGAATTAGCGAAAAATCTGACAAACTATTATTTAAATCGATTGCCGAAAGATCATATCTGCTACTGGGACTTAATTTTTACAGAGGGTGATGAGGAACGTGACAGCTCTGCAGCAGCTATCGCAGTGTGCGGACTATTGGAAATGTCAAAGCATTTGCCATTATTGGACCAGGAGAAAAAAGTCTATGAAAATGCTGCCCTTTTGATGATTAAATCACTGTATGAAAACTATACGACTGAGGTTGGCAGTGAAGCAAATGGAATTCTTAAACATGCTGTCTATTATAAAGGCGGCCGCCGCGGAGTGGATGAGAGCTGCATTTGGGGAGATTACTACTATTTTGAAGCATTAATACGACTTGTAAAGGATTGGAAAATGTACTGGTAG
- a CDS encoding sulfatase family protein, which produces MGRRQKPNLIYIFADQWRRQAVGFEREDDVLTPNIDAFALEGTIFSNAVTCSPLCSPHRASMLTGKYPNSTGVYTNCKVGADVSLSQDEICISEVLAENGYQTGYIGKWHLDLPELNETDQPVSGAAGWDAYTPPGPKRHGFQYWYSYGAWDEHLTPHYWQDCPEKINVNQWSVEHETDKAIHYIQSRRDDQPFALFLSWNPPHSPFDQVPEKYRKLYNRERIRLRENVNQSAFSVHTGEAMDGGMEELKDKQLNYFAAISGIDDHFGRILKYLKEEKLEENTIVVLTSDHGEMMGSHGLMAKHVWYEESIGVPFCIRWPKKVPQIRTDLLLNTVDIMPTLLSLMKLDVPDTVEGNDLSGCILNQQISGPEEAYMCAYPGRKEAIEAFQKAGLNNREYGWRAIRTHEFTYVIHHGYAPGDEQIRLLYDLQKDKYQLHPEHIDYPESHPIAKELERKLCCWLVDLNDPFYRRLMDRQTCINVTPKKRI; this is translated from the coding sequence ATGGGGAGACGACAAAAGCCCAATTTGATTTATATTTTTGCAGATCAATGGCGCAGGCAGGCTGTAGGGTTTGAGAGGGAGGATGATGTGCTTACACCGAATATAGATGCGTTTGCACTGGAAGGCACAATTTTTTCCAATGCCGTCACATGCTCTCCATTATGTTCTCCCCACCGGGCATCCATGCTTACAGGCAAGTATCCAAACAGTACCGGGGTCTATACGAATTGCAAAGTTGGAGCAGATGTCAGCTTAAGTCAGGATGAAATTTGTATTAGCGAAGTACTTGCAGAAAATGGCTATCAGACTGGATATATCGGAAAATGGCATCTCGATTTGCCGGAATTAAATGAAACAGACCAGCCGGTATCCGGTGCAGCCGGCTGGGATGCGTATACTCCACCTGGACCGAAAAGGCATGGGTTCCAATATTGGTATTCGTATGGGGCATGGGATGAGCATCTCACACCGCATTACTGGCAGGATTGCCCGGAGAAAATTAACGTGAACCAATGGTCAGTGGAGCATGAGACAGACAAGGCGATACATTATATTCAATCACGAAGAGATGATCAGCCGTTTGCATTATTTTTATCCTGGAACCCGCCTCATAGTCCGTTTGATCAAGTGCCGGAAAAATACCGGAAGCTTTACAATCGAGAACGAATAAGACTAAGGGAAAACGTGAACCAATCCGCTTTCTCTGTTCATACCGGGGAAGCAATGGATGGAGGCATGGAAGAGTTAAAGGATAAACAATTGAATTACTTTGCAGCCATATCTGGAATAGATGACCACTTCGGCAGGATTTTAAAGTATTTAAAGGAAGAAAAGCTGGAAGAGAACACGATTGTGGTATTGACTTCTGACCATGGAGAAATGATGGGCTCTCATGGGTTGATGGCGAAGCATGTATGGTACGAAGAGTCGATCGGAGTTCCATTTTGCATTCGCTGGCCAAAGAAGGTTCCGCAAATCAGAACAGATTTGCTGCTCAATACGGTTGATATCATGCCAACCCTTCTCAGCCTCATGAAATTAGATGTTCCTGATACGGTCGAGGGGAATGATTTGTCAGGCTGCATTTTAAATCAGCAGATCAGCGGACCGGAGGAAGCGTATATGTGTGCCTATCCGGGAAGGAAGGAAGCTATTGAAGCATTTCAGAAAGCGGGACTAAATAATCGCGAATATGGATGGCGAGCCATTCGAACCCATGAGTTTACCTATGTGATCCATCATGGCTATGCCCCGGGCGACGAACAAATCCGTTTGCTATACGATTTGCAAAAGGACAAATACCAGCTCCATCCAGAACACATTGATTATCCCGAATCCCACCCGATTGCAAAGGAGCTCGAAAGAAAGCTCTGCTGCTGGCTGGTGGATTTGAATGATCCTTTTTATCGCAGATTAATGGACAGGCAAACATGCATTAATGTCACACCAAAAAAAAGAATTTAG